The Endozoicomonas sp. 4G DNA segment ACAGGTGTTTGCCCGCCTCTGGATGGAAGCCAAGCTCGAAGAAGGTGAAGAAACCCAGGATGTGAAAGAAGATCACCTGGATGAAGTGGCTGAGAATGTCGATAGCCAGCGCAAGAGCGTGGCTGAGCATCTGCAGGATTTTGAATCGATTCCGCTTGAAGTGGCGGAGTCACTGGAAGAGCAGCAGGAAGCCGCGGTTCAAATCAGTAAAGGTAATCGCGTTTGACACTCTGCGCCGCTTCCAGTTGCCGTACCGGGCTGGTGCCTGCCACTTCAATCTGTACCAGTCCCAGTAATAACTTTGCAGCAAGTCACCCGCATCTGGTGAAAATCAAAGGTTCAGGTATAATCCCCCGCTAGTCAACATTCCTCCTCGTACTAGAAGTACGGGGTATCCAGTTGAGATAAAACGATGATAATCAGGGCCCGGCCAAGGGTCTTAGTCCCCCAGTTTCGAGGTATGTTATGCGCAGCCATTATTGCGGCGAACTGAATCTCTCCCATGACGGGCAGGAGGTAACTCTGTGTGGATGGGTACACCGCCGCCGCGACCATGGTGGTGTAATCTTCCTGGATATGCGTGACCGTGAAGGCATCGCCCAGGTGGTTATTGATCCCGACACCGAAGAGGCTTTTGCCCTCGCTGACAGAGCACGCAGTGAATACGTGCTGAAAATTACCGGATTCGTTCGCCCACGCCCGCAAGGGACTGTAAACACCAATATGGGCACCGGTGAGATTGAGGTGTTGGGTAAACAGGTAGACATCCTGAACGAAGCCCAGACGCCCCCTTTCCAGATCGAAGGCTACACCGATGTAGGTGAAGAAGTTCGTCTGAAAAACCGTGTCGTTGACCTGCGTCGTCCGGAAATGCAGGAAAAAATGATTCTTCGCAGCAAGCTGACCAGTGCCGTGCGCAGCTTTATGGATGAGCACGGTTATCTGGATGTCGAAACACCGGTTCTGACCCGTGCCACCCCGGAAGGTGCCCGTGACTACCTGGTACCCAGCCGTACCCACGAAGGTAAGTTCTTTGCGCTGCCACAGTCTCCCCAGCTGTTCAAACAAATGCTGATGGTGGCTGGCTTTGACCGTTACTACCAGATTGTAAAATGCTTCCGTGACGAAGACCTGCGGGCTGACCGTCAGCCAGAATTTACCCAGATTGATATTGAGACTTCCTTCATGGATGAGTCCCAAATCATGGGCATGGCAGAAGATCTGGTTAAGAGCACCTTTAAGAAAGTAGGTGATATTGAGCTGGGCGAATTCCCGCACATGACCTTTGCACAAGCCATGAACCGTTATGGCTCTGACAAGCCAGATCTGCGTATCCCTCTGGAACTGGTGGATGTGGCTGATCTGATGGCTAGCGTTGAATTCAAGGTTTTCAAAGGACCAGCTGAAGATCCAAAAGGGCGTGTCGCTGCTCTGAAAGTTCCTGGCGGTGCTGAGCTGTCCCGTAAGCAGATTGATGACTACACCAAATTTGTCAGCATCTATGGTGCCAAAGGTTTAGCCTGGATCAAGGTCAACGAAATCGAAAACGGTGCTAATGGCTTACAGTCTCCGATCATCAAGTTCCTGGGTGACGATGTCACCATGAAGATTATGGAGCGTCTGGATGCCAGCAATGGCGACATCGTTTTCTTTGGTGCCGACAAAGAGAAGGTGGTTAACGAAGCCCTGGGTGCATTGCGCTGCAAGATCGGTGCTGATCTGAATTTGTACACAAAAGAGTGGGCGCCACTGTGGGTTGTAGACTTCCCGATGTTTGAAGAAACAGACGACGGTGAGCTGACAGCCCTGCATCACCCGTTCACAGCGCCAACCACTTCACCTGAAGAGCTTGAGGCGAATCCTGCTGAAGCTCTGTCCCGTGCTTATGACATGGTGATCAATGGTTACGAAGTGGGCGGTGGTTCTGTTCGTATACACAATCAGGCCATGCAGCAGACGGTATTCCGTATCCTGAAGATTGAGGAAGCAGAGCAGCAGGAGAAGTTTGGCTTCCTGCTGGACGCTCTGAAATATGGCGCACCTCCCCATGGCGGCCTGGCGTTTGGTCTGGATCGTCTGGTGATGCTGCTGTGTGGTACTGATAACATTCGTGATGTCATCGCCTTTCCGAAAACTCAGTCGGCAGCCTGTCTGCTGACCCAGGCTCCGGGCGAAGTCGACGCTACCCAGCTGCGCGATCTGAACATCCGTATTCGTCGTGCTCCAGCGTCTGCAACCAGTCACTGATTGTTCAAGCGTCTGCGACTGTTTTAGCGTCTGCGACTAATTAAAAGGTCTGCGACCAATCAATCCATTGTTAAAGGCCGGTTTTACCGGCCTGTTCAAGAAAAGATAAAGGGTATTTTCTATGGCAGGTCATAGTAAATGGGCCAATATCAAGCACCGTAAGGCGGCACAGGACGCCAAGCGTGGCAAAGTCTTCACCAAAATCATTCGTGAGCTGGTGGTAGCGGCCAAGCAGGGCGGTGGCAATATCGAGGATAACCCCAAGCTGCGCCAGGTGGTTGATAAGGCTCTGGGTGCCAATATGACCCGTGATACCATCAACCGGGCCATTGCCCGGGGTGCTGGTGGCGATGATGATTCCAATATGGAAGAAGTCACCTACGAAGGTTATGGCGTTGGCGGTATCGCAGTTCTGGTGGAATGCCTGACAGACAACCGTAACCGTACCGTTGCCGAAGTGCGTCATGCCTTCTCCAAGCACGGTGGCAACCTGGGTACTGACGGTTCTGTCGCCTATCTGTTTGAGCGCAAAGGGCAGATTTTCTTCGAACCGGGCCTGAATGAAGACACGGTTATGGAAGCCGCTCTGGAAGCCGGTGCTGAAGACGTTGTGACTAACGACGATGGTTCCATTGAAGTGGTGACTGAGTGGACTGAATTCATGGCCGTAAAAGAAGCCATTGAAGCTGCGGGTCTGACCCCGGCGGGTGGTGAAGTGGCAATGATCGCTTCCACCCAGACGGAACTGGATAAAGACGGTGCAGAAAAAATCATGAAGCTGGTGGATCGTCTGGAAGATCTGGACGATGTACAAAACGTTTACACCAACGCTGATATCTCTGCCGAAGTGATGGAGCAGCTGGGTTAAGTTGTTCCTTCCTTTTGAATGGCCTCGATAACGAAAGTGTCGGGGCTTTTTTGATGCTGTTTTTGCTCTGACAGTCTCGAGGGCAAATCAGTGAATGCCCAGACATTGAAGCCCACCAGCAGCATAAACAATACTGCCGTGATAGCAGTGATAATTATTAATGTTTTTAGTAGGTCAGACATTGATCGTTTCCGGATCACCATGAAAGTATTGCCGGAGAAATACTAAGCTGCTTCCATCGTTACTCACAGGCAAGTTTGGTAATTCAGTGTTCTTGAATTGTAAGTTTCTGATACCTTGCCCCATCGCTGGTATATTGTATGGATGTACAGTATCCTTTCGGCATAAACATTGGTACTGAAATCCTGACTTGAGAATACATTCTGAATGGCCATCCTGATGGGGATAGATCCGGGATCAAGAATTACCGGCTATGGATTAATTGAAGAAGTAGGTAATAAAACACACTACGTGGCGTCCGGGTGTATTCGTATCCGGGAAGCGCCCCTGCCAGAGCGATTGCAGCAGATTTATGACGGTATCAGCACCCTGATTGAACGTTACTCACCACAGTCAGTGGGTATAGAGCAGGTCTTTATGTCCAGGAACGCTGACTCGGCACTGAAGCTGGGGCAGGCCAGGGCAGCGGCCATTGTGGCGGTGGTTAATCACCATATTGAGGTATCGGAGTATTCTGCCCGGCAGGTCAAGCAGGCGGTGGTTGGCAAAGGTTCCGCAGATAAGCATCAGGTAAAGCACATGGTAAAGTCGATTCTTGACCTGAGTGATACTCCCCAGGCTGATGCTGCCGATGCTCTGGCGGTGGCACTTTGTCATTCCCATACCCGCTCCAGCCTGGTCAGAATGGCGGGTGCTACGGGTACCCGACGTCGGCGTCTCACAGGTTCCTAATGCGGATAAACACAAAGGTGGAAGGACGCGATGCAAAGCACCAGATCCAGAATTTGTTGTGGCGTATAGATTTTCACCAGCGCTGTCCAGTTGGCTGAACTTATGGTCTGTTTTTTGTAGAGTTCTTCGGTGGTTCTCAGTATCAGGCGTTGATGGCTGTTCCAGCCCGGAGCCAGATGGCCGTGAGCAACCATTTGCACATCACTGGCTTGCAGGCCGGTGTCCAGGGCGCATTGAGCAATCACCGGGGTCAGGTGTCTGGCATTGCACAGGTAGGCACTTCGAAGGGCAACCAGAGCGCGATCTTTCAGGGGGAGGCTGCTATAGCCTTGCATATAACTGGTAAAGCTGCGAGCAGGTTTGGCAAGCTCAGGTGAACTTGGCAGGGGCTCTGGAAAGTCCTCCTGCAACAGAAATTTCTGTGACTGAATAAAAGGTATAGAAATAGCGCCACCGGCTACAGCGGGATGGTATTCACTGGCCAGACCGGCCTCGGGCAGGATCTGCCAGAGTGATCCTAGAAACGTGCGAAGTTTTGTCAAGGGGTGGGCTCCTCCGGACTTCTGAGCCATCAGATTGAATGTCTCTCAGTGATTAGAGAGGGACAATTCTCAGGAGTTCGTGGTCGCCGGTGTATTGTTAGGTGTTCTGACCCCATAGTCAGAAAATTCAAAATCTGGAAAAACGATGATTGGAAAAATTCGGGGCCTTCTGGCTGACAGGCAGCCTCCTCATTTGTTGATCGAAGCCCATGGTATCGGGTACGAAGTGGAAGCTCCGATGTCGGTTTTTTACAAACTGCCGGAGATTGGGCAAGAAGTCGTTTTACATACCCACTTTGTGGTGCGGGAAGACGCTCAGCTTTTGTACGGTTTCAGCAGTCGTGATGAACGGGAGTTGTTCAGAACCTTGATCAAGGTTAATGGAGTTGGTCCCAAGCTTGGGCTGACTCTGTTGTCAGGTATCGAAGCGGATGCTTTTGTGCGCTGTGTACAAGAAGGTGACAGTGCCACGCTGGTGAAGTTACCGGGTGTCGGTAAAAAAACCGCCGAGCGGCTGATTGTTGAAATGAAAGACAAGCTGGATCGCTGGCAGTCAGCCCCCCTGCTGGAAGGGAAACCCTTGGTTGCCGGTGGTGAAATGGCTGTGGCAGCAAAAGATAACGAACAGGAAGCGGTCAGTGCGCTGGTGGCCCTGGGTTACAAGCCCCAGGAAGCCAGCAAGGTCATCGGCAAGCTGTTCAAGGAAGGCATGACCAGCGAAGAGCTGATTCGTCAGGCTCTGAAAAGTATGATCTGATGGCTCCCGGTATTATTGAGTAGCCATTGAGTAGCTGGTGAGGCACGGGGTGTCTCACCGGCTTGCCTGATTTGCAATTTTCTGAGTGAGCCTTCTGGCCGAGTCAACACAGATGATTGCGGTAGCCAGCCAGATAAAGCTGTAGCTGAACCACTGTTGTGCTGTGAAGACTTCCCCCAGGGCAGTGATGGCCACCACAAAGATCAAAGCAGGCTCCAGGTAGCTCAACAAGCCAAACAGGCTGACAGGCAGATTCCTGGAAGCGTTGATGTAACAGATCAGTGACAGGCTGCAGAGCACTCCCAGACCCGGCAGCAGATACCACAGGGTGGCGGAGCGGGTCAGGTTCTGGATAAAGCTCTGATCGCTCATCAGTATGAACAGACTGGCTGGCAAGAACAGCAAATGCTCAAACAACAGAGCTGGCAGGGTGTCGACCTGCAAAGGCTTACGGATAATGAAATAGACTGGATAAAGCCCTGCTATTGCCAGACTGACCCAGGGTAGCGAGCCCTGTTGCCAAAGCATGGCAAGCACGCCCAGTGAGGCGAACCCCATGGCAAAGTACTGAGCTTTGTTCAGTCTCTCGTTAAAGACCAGCTTGCCGGTTAGCGCCAGGGTCAGGGGCAACAAAAAATAGCCCAGAGACAGATCCTGAGTTTTATTATTCACAGGGCCCCAGACAAACAGCCACCACTGAAAGCCAACGATCAATCCACCCAGAGACAGCATCAGCACGGTTTTCCGGCAGAGAAAAATGGCACTGAAACTCTGCAGTCGGTCCATGCGATAGCAGACCAGCGCCAGACACAGGGCACTGAAAATGATCCGGTTCCAGAACAAGGTATTTCCGGTCAGTTCAGTCAGCTGGATATAGACGGGCACAAGCCCGAATAGCATAGAGGCCAGAACCGAGTTGGTCAGGCCTTTTCCTGAAACCAAATGTGTATTCATTCCGAGTACTTCCTTTAATCAGAATTGAGCTTGTTCGATCAAGCTACTTGGACGATCAATAAAGTGTTTTGTTCCCAGGGTGGGTTTGTTTTTTTAACCGACTGGAGATGGTACGCTGAGACTAATGGCAAAAGAGCTAAAACATGATTGAAGCAGATCGATTAATATCCTCCTCGGAGCGCCCTTTGGAAGAGGTGCTGGACCGGGCCATTCGTCCGGTAAAACTGGCTGATTATGTAGGGCAGCCAAAAGTCAAAGAGCAGATGGAGATTTTTATCCAGGCGGCAAGGCGTCGTAATGATGCCCTGGATCATACCCTCATATTCGGACCCCCGGGACTCGGTAAAACGACGCTTTCCAACATACTGGCCAATGAGATGGGCAGCAATATTCGCACGACTTCTGGCCCGGTCCTGGAAAAAGCAGGCGATCTGGCAGCCCTGCTGACCAACCTTGAACCCAATGATGTTTTGTTTATTGATGAGATTCACCGGCTCAGCCCAGTGGTAGAAGAAGTGCTGTATCCAGCGATGGAAGATTATCAGCTGGACATAATGATTGGTGAAGGCCCGGCTGCGCGATCCATCAAACTGGATTTGCCTCCCTTCACTCTGGTTGGGGCGACAACCAGAGCGGGTTTGCTGACCTCGCCACTGCGGGATCGCTTTGGTATTGTGCAGAGGCTGGAGTTTTACAATATTGAGGATTTGACTCATATCGTCGAACGTTCTGCTGGCATTCTGGGGGTGGGCATTGATAAAGATGGGGCAGGGGAGATAGCCCGACGCTCCAGGGGAACCCCCAGAATTGCCAACCGACTGCTGCGCAGGGTAAGGGATTTTGCTGAGGTTAAGGGCGATGGTGTGATCCATAAGGAAACCGCCGATGCCGCGTTGAATATGCTGGATGTCGATGCCAGCGGTTTTGACCATATGGACAGACGACTGCTGTTGGCTATGATCGAAAAGTTTGATGGTGGCCCGGTTGGGGTGGACAGCCTGGCAGCCGCGATCAGTGAAGAGCGGGATACCATCGAAGATGTCCTGGAGCCTTATCTGATACAACAGGGCTATATAATGAGAACCCCCAGAGGGCGCATGGTCACCCGACACGCGTACCTGCATTTTGGGCTCGATGAACAGACCAGAGAATAGTGGTACGTCGCTTCAATGAGTTTGATGTGAACAATCTACGTGCATCCTGAGCAGAGTCGAAGGGCGCTCAGGATGAACGGAACGTAACCCGTCAATTTCATTGAAATGATGTACCAGAGCCGATAACAGTTATTGCCAGAAGTAGTTTGGTAGAAGCTTTCAAGATATATGGCTGGTTTTCGAAGCTGCTCTTGATCTTTTGGCCACATAGCCCTAGACTTCTGGCTGTAGCTACACAGGCAGCTAGAAATAGTTGCCAAATATCCTACGCCGAACTAACCTCTCGGCGTAGTAAAGGGTGCCAAAATCGCGCCCTTTTTTCATTTCTGGGGAATCAGTTTTTAGATGTACTTCTGCTATGTTGATGAGTCGGGCGACACTGCTTCTTTGTCTACTCAAAATAAAAACTCCATGCCTGTGTTTGTCTTGGGGGGATTAATTCTGAAAGAAGCAAATGTAGCCTCATTTACTAAGAAGTTTGTTGGAATAAAGAAAAAATACTTCCCTTCCTTAGCTAAAAATCTTGAACGGCCAATTGATCTTATAAGAAAAGAAATTAAAGGTTCTGATCTCAGAAACCCCAAAAGCTTGAAAAGTCATAATAAATGGACTCATACAGAACGGTTTTTGAATGAACTACTAAATCTTGTCAATACTCATAATGGTAGGATTATTGGTAGGGTTTACGTAAAAAAAGCAGATAAAGATACCAGCAGTGTTGGCATGTACACTTCAGCCCTGCAATATATTTGCACTGAGTTCAACGCTTTTCTTGAAGAAAGGGATGAAAAAGGCGTAATTATCGCCGATTCTCGAAGCCATCAGCTTGATATTCAAACGTCTCATTCAATATTCACGCAGAAGTTCAAGTTTGAAGGCGATGAATACCCGAAGTTAGTTGAAATGCCGGTCTTTGGAAAAAGTGATAATCACTCGGGCTTACAAGTATCCGATATTATTTGTTCTGCACTGTTGTTTCCATTTGCTTCGCATACATATTGCCTGGAGTATTCGGCACAGCTCAAAAACATACATGTGCAACCTTGCCACGAGAAGTTAAAGCAGGCATTTCACCGGCGGGTTGCAGGATTGCAGTATAGAAGGATCGATCCTGATGACCAAAACCAAAAAAGGAAGGTTGGGGGTGTTTTTTTATCAAACCATCTCGATCAAAAGCCTACTCATCTGTTCTTTCAGAAGCCGGTAACAATAGACGATAAACTTGAAAAGCTTGTTACAAAGTTTTCAGCTCAGGGGAACTTTCATTCCGTCTGAAGGTCACAGGTACTTTCAGATAACAGGAGTGGGAGTGACTATGGATGGTCGGATTGGTGAGCCAATAAACAGCCCTGAGCCAATAAACAGCTCTGTTCCTGGTACTGTTACTGGTAGTAGCATCGCCAATAGTGACGAACCATCGCCATTACCGAACGGAGTCGATATCTGTTCCGAGGTAACGCCCAAACTCAATAGATTGTTACCTCCGATTACCTTACCTGACAAGGCGAGAACCGTATCCTCGGCGGATTCCCCGCTCCGCAAGTCCCGTTATCCCTTCGATTTTCGTTTCGTCGCCAATGATGATGAGGTTCGACAGCTGTTAGCGGCCCGAACTGCTAACCATCAGGATGTCACTGTTATCTCCCATCCCGATGATCTCGCACAGGATAATCTGGTCAGCCGCTTGAGCATTTCTGACGATGGTCGCCACGCTCTGCATTCAGGTAAGTTGTTTGAAGGTTCAAAGCCACTGACCCTGGTGATGGATATTCGGGAACTCACCAGTGAAGAATTGCCAAAATTTAATGATCTGCTGGACCCGGATAACCCCTGTCTGTACGACAAACTTAGCCAGAAAAAGCGCCCTCTGGGTAACCATGTTGCCCTGTTGGTTCTGGCCGATCCTGCACAGTTGGCAGCGGTTGGTCAGCAGGACGACGCACCGGGTGCTGACTTCTGGCGACGAATTAATCGACCGGGAAATAGCTGGCAGTTCGACCCACTCAACGAGGCTCCCCCGGTATTGCCTGAATTTACCGGGGCTGAACCTGCTATAAACGACAATGCCGTTGTTATTGACTGTCATAGGCACAGTCACTGGCGACCGTTGCTGCTGGGTGGGCCAGGCATCGATAAACAGGGGAGAATCCGGCATATCCCCGGCAGGCTTGAGTTATTAAAGGCTGGACAGCGGGTGATTCTGAAAGGAGCCAACTGGCAGGATCTGGCCTTCGAACAGGCGATTCGGCAGATGCTGGTGCAAAAGAGCTTTGAGAGCAATGGCAAGCTCTGTCAGTTACCCGACGATGTTCAGTTTTATCAAATGCCGGTGAAGAATGACGAGCTTCATTCTCTGTTCCAAAGACAGGCGCGCCCTGGTAAAGCATCAGGAAACGCGATCATTATTAACCAAAGTAATATTTCACAGTGGTTAAACCCGATTGCCATTGACCCAAAAGGTTATGCCGTTCCTAACACTTCCCTATTGAAACAACTTCGGTTGAGTCGTGTCGTTACCGTGACCTCTCCCCTCACCGAGACGCTCTGGTTTCATTTACTCGGTTCATTGCAGACGATTCGCGAGACAACGGGTCTGAATCCCCGACTTCAGGTCGCCCATTCAAGAGAGCAGCCGCAAGCCCTGGGGTTGGCAGAAAACGACAGCCGTCCTTTGTTCAATACCCTGGTTCAAACGGCCTTTAATGCCGTCACTTATCAGCAACCTGCCCAGGCCAGTCATTGGCTCAGTGACCAGAACGACCCTCTGGTGATCCAGGTCAATGAACAGACCAGCTTCAGTCAACTGTTTGATAATATCCATATCACTTCAGAACAAAAGGCGCGCTTTGGACGACGCCAGAGTGTATTACAGGAGGCATTAACTGTCGGCAGGCAGGTGGTGTTGCGTGGGCTGGAGAGTAATCCCACGCTTGCGCAGCTGCTGGAACCGCTGCTTGTTAAACAACCTCTGTTGGTGAACGGTCAGTTACAGGCTTACCCGAAAGCCAGGGTCACGGTGCTCTGGCCCGAGTCTGAGAAAAGTTCATCTTCGTTATTCTGCTCGATGATCGCCAGGAGCAAACCCTGTCCTGAATTTGACATCTGGGATATCAATGCCCGCAGGTATGATCTCCCCCGGGCTGAGCTGCCAGAACAGGCCATTGAACAACTTTACGAAGCCTTTAAAACAGTACCTCCCGACCTTTGCAGTCCTCTGCCTGAAATGACCGAAGGGTTGTTGAATAACCTGATACTGGCTGCCCGGCGGGCACAGCGGGTTGATCAGTCCCGACAGCTTCTGGCCCGCCACTGGCGCAAGGCCATCAATAGCGTTATCACCCACGGCACCCGGCAGAATCCGTCAGTGCGGGATTTTATGAAAGTGGCTTGTTGGCAGTTACTGCCGGATGAAGATCAAACCGGCACAGTAGACCCGGATCGGTTACATGCCATCATCAGCGATGCCCCACGGCTAGACAGAGAGTTTGTCAAACAGAACCTGTGGTCACTGGCCAGAGCCTTCGACCCGTCAGTATTGCGCGAAGAGTTACAACTGTCCTATGAGCGTCCCTTTCGAGCTGGGGTTGAAAAAGAAACTCTGCACAGGTTCTGTACCATGATCGTGGCCTATGTTCCTGAACAGCAACGACAGGCAGTGGCCGATCAGTTGGAAGTCGATCATCTGACGGTAGCAGAGCCCCATCAACGGTTAGCCATCAGGCCAGCAAGACATATTAAACGTTTGCAAGATGCACTGGCTTCTGGCTGGCAGCTACTTTCATCCCTAGAACAGACCCGATCCGATGCCATTCACGCTCTGGCCGCCGATTGTGTTGACATGGCCAGAGCGGCGAATGCCGAGGCAGAATGCATTAAACGCATAGCACACCGACTGTCGCAATCATTGCAGTGGCAGGGTTCTGCTGAACGGCCCCTGTCAGCGCTGGCCCGGGATCTTTATCACGGCTCGATCAATCAGAAGGATCGTGAAAGCCGTCGCTTATCCCGACTTCATGACCGGCTTGTGGATTCTCCCGTGATCTTCCTGCAAGGGGAAACCGGCACCGGGAAAAGTTATTTTTCCGCCAGGATGGCGAGGGCTTCGGGACAGGCTTTGGTGATCTCTCTCGGGCCATCTGACAGCGAACAGACTTTGATGAAACACTGGCAGTGGCAAGAGCACGCTGATGGCGACCGCTCTATGGAACAGCAGGATAGGGCACTGATGGAATGGGCCAAACGCTCAGCCGATAAAGACGGAGGCTATATAACTCTGATTCTGGATGAAGCTAATCTGGCTAAGGCCGGGTTGCTGGCCTCCCTGAACGGCTTATGGGAGCCGGAACCTTGCATCTATGTGAATGGACATCCCGTCAAGGTCAGCTCAAAACATCGGGTGATTCTCACCGGTAACCCGGATCATTACGCCGGGCGCCAACTCGACCCGGCTCTGAAAGAGAAATTGCTCGGGGTGTACTACCCCCCATTAGACCAGGCTTTTCTTCGGGACACAGTGGTGGAGCCCGCTTTGGTCAACCCGTTACAACGGCACCTGTCAGATACTCAAATAAACACGGCTGCCCAGAGTGCCACCAGAAGTGTGATGACACTCTGGCAATATTATCAGGAGCTGTTGCCAGAACGTGAGTTTACCCCCAGGGACTTAACGGATATTTGCAGTTGGGTGAGTTGGTACCTGGATCGTGGGTTGTCTGAAGGGGAGCCGGTTACCCGTGAGCAAGTGAACGGTTTGATTCAACAAAGTTTTCGGGATGTACTGGGACCCGAAATCAGCGAGAGCGATCAGGATGCCCTGGCAGCACTGGAAATCTGGTTTGCTGCTCGTTACCAGGTGGACAACACCCTGGGCAAGAAAGTTCATGACCAGACCACCCAGTCTATACAGCAGGCCTTCAAAACATACACTGAACGAAACCGGCCTGACTTTGAGGCTTCCGGATCGGCAGTTCATGAGCTGGTGCAATGGCTTGCACAGGATTTGAGTCGATGTCAGCAGTATCATCTCAAGGGAAAACACGGCGGCCGTCAGGCAACGCTGATAGAAGGCCCGGC contains these protein-coding regions:
- a CDS encoding AAA family ATPase, producing MDGRIGEPINSPEPINSSVPGTVTGSSIANSDEPSPLPNGVDICSEVTPKLNRLLPPITLPDKARTVSSADSPLRKSRYPFDFRFVANDDEVRQLLAARTANHQDVTVISHPDDLAQDNLVSRLSISDDGRHALHSGKLFEGSKPLTLVMDIRELTSEELPKFNDLLDPDNPCLYDKLSQKKRPLGNHVALLVLADPAQLAAVGQQDDAPGADFWRRINRPGNSWQFDPLNEAPPVLPEFTGAEPAINDNAVVIDCHRHSHWRPLLLGGPGIDKQGRIRHIPGRLELLKAGQRVILKGANWQDLAFEQAIRQMLVQKSFESNGKLCQLPDDVQFYQMPVKNDELHSLFQRQARPGKASGNAIIINQSNISQWLNPIAIDPKGYAVPNTSLLKQLRLSRVVTVTSPLTETLWFHLLGSLQTIRETTGLNPRLQVAHSREQPQALGLAENDSRPLFNTLVQTAFNAVTYQQPAQASHWLSDQNDPLVIQVNEQTSFSQLFDNIHITSEQKARFGRRQSVLQEALTVGRQVVLRGLESNPTLAQLLEPLLVKQPLLVNGQLQAYPKARVTVLWPESEKSSSSLFCSMIARSKPCPEFDIWDINARRYDLPRAELPEQAIEQLYEAFKTVPPDLCSPLPEMTEGLLNNLILAARRAQRVDQSRQLLARHWRKAINSVITHGTRQNPSVRDFMKVACWQLLPDEDQTGTVDPDRLHAIISDAPRLDREFVKQNLWSLARAFDPSVLREELQLSYERPFRAGVEKETLHRFCTMIVAYVPEQQRQAVADQLEVDHLTVAEPHQRLAIRPARHIKRLQDALASGWQLLSSLEQTRSDAIHALAADCVDMARAANAEAECIKRIAHRLSQSLQWQGSAERPLSALARDLYHGSINQKDRESRRLSRLHDRLVDSPVIFLQGETGTGKSYFSARMARASGQALVISLGPSDSEQTLMKHWQWQEHADGDRSMEQQDRALMEWAKRSADKDGGYITLILDEANLAKAGLLASLNGLWEPEPCIYVNGHPVKVSSKHRVILTGNPDHYAGRQLDPALKEKLLGVYYPPLDQAFLRDTVVEPALVNPLQRHLSDTQINTAAQSATRSVMTLWQYYQELLPEREFTPRDLTDICSWVSWYLDRGLSEGEPVTREQVNGLIQQSFRDVLGPEISESDQDALAALEIWFAARYQVDNTLGKKVHDQTTQSIQQAFKTYTERNRPDFEASGSAVHELVQWLAQDLSRCQQYHLKGKHGGRQATLIEGPAGRGKDATLNLVIESFKWQLEQRGESMPKVFPLNACDCSWDYVCERIQKARVEGGIVVISEMNLIESQYLEGALNASLAGDAHPGFHLFATINPPEYSGRKPLSPALKGRFRHLPIRQYSPAELQTIAEKVLPEKVLPENSRGKSVAKWLTNKHCCLRAALQRKKLPLQPTSLDLQNVARAVIEGNDFTEEGLLRCLNQHYRLYLMAANLSLEALPELSAPVVSNSKLVAKLCRWFNETIPDVRRPWLVRPSEINSIDEKCHEIGIKADLSEEKVRMEMVKMVAQSRWFDDQSATGSDKTPEQHIPELHAKKIPAPGRKTNHLTTRRLDNMSATGSDKTPEQHIPELHAKKIPAPGRKTNHLTTRRLDNMSATGGDSAPEQYIPELYAKKLPALDRKTDFGHQKMPKVKDCRVFKTDKYSPAMYRCWAKDIYVSPKGDVTPIIINAKHFLGFETLRPKRLPGHDQTVTLASNQTLATFETSSKNGQYALPSLTPDDYIVALRTEPEFSESFLHRDVYTGLHTLFIPDAKPRQSIKCVYVVEPRKPGRKTPFKEPRPEPLKRFDASCSKGMKAVLDGLFETLDQVDQHPPEVLRLLQTIKKPENMEQRMMAITDYCKGFSGEAKPKRGVNFFHYLVTRRQGSCRHRVPVFIAFCRYFGIPSRQISSSGHCFAEYSKDAGQTWKSVDLGGAPVQLKEMTPDFQPTRNVQGSSNAANKVKNFLKGAEPAQQKALAKACSMNLEDLNKALETDSALPKKNLSTFELVKSLWDKKDLASFSTGVSMLVSLETKSLNYFEKKLIGGVYSEDWRYYRPMSDAVKEILSNSDGYQVIELLRSLHSKMIDQARASPLDWLSSMLDILDGRDLAMPSVRLLAKKALKLGWLDPLPFYENYAREVIKHHRLLADLESVDELRTEAAHCLKKFYKEVFFSEKSSQKWQLAYKDFQEREDYALFVTSSCGGFSSRLERLALSSSLQTSWTDNPEGVPDIARMLAHHPAFPKLNPGRVSHRPVIIMGQPSWKALIDEKIEVFFEREAENNSFELRRLLKKIKRTLSRVPDRDHKLLDDLKTKYKQAIEQAFGHYLYEVTHSKGGRLTYCWIGGIINSKTCTESSYGAHDPSSPEELSAMMCAIDNTSGFGEFAKNAYLREAHNTCNALVLNSGELTIIAEEFLNSLNLNSGELVTIVKEFLKSVDFDSIMTHWKLGNGLLIHGLP